One genomic segment of Catalinimonas alkaloidigena includes these proteins:
- a CDS encoding aminotransferase class I/II-fold pyridoxal phosphate-dependent enzyme, which yields MAKSKHNNILDTIGDLILNAKKEGLAHLYTEGEYFDGRHIHINGKQLYHFGTTGYLGLEQDMRLKEAACDAIMRYGTQFPLSKTYVSFVIYKELEGALKQIYRKPIVITKNSTLAHIGIIPSIVRDEDTLVLDQQVHASVQNAAQLLKPRGIPVQLIKHNNMNMLEDILKKARGKFNNVWYAADGVYSMYGDTVPIQELQYLQELYPQLHLYIDDVHGMSWAGKHGAGYVMSQVGDLSEKMVLVGTLSKTFGASGSVVAFGDEKLYETCKIFGGPQTFSAQLEPSSVAAALASAKIHLSEEIYQLQDELREKVDYCNSLINQTNLPLIQENKCPVHFIGTGLPELAYNFAKRLMNEGFYINVATFPVVPVRNTGIRFTISRHNQKEEIKALVDAMVYHYPKSLSDVGTSLNNIRATFKLPLVDENEGIQHQAQKLSIQLERSINKVDQPSWDRCFDDKGIFDYAGLKALEKAFQSNEREDQNWEFIYLMVRDEVGEIVLATFFTVGLWKDDALSKSSVSEELELIRDNNPYYMMSKVLSMGSLITDGEHLFLDRQHRSYQEALKVLCNQIEKLKLQYETKMVMIRDIQTEDEELKEFFYKQGYLKIDLPEGSELTALDFNDPEDYISRLSPKSRSHVRKDILKNSDKIRIEIKDSLTEEEIRIAYNLYWQVHKANHAFNNIAYPQKLFSVLNEDVNWESICYYHKAENKLIGVAFNHKGKDSYQGVILGLDYTYSELKVYKQALFQAIMRAKALGKSKVQLGLTANTEKKKLGAALISRIGFLQADSNYKLELLESLEGNNILTVE from the coding sequence ATGGCAAAGTCTAAACACAATAATATACTTGACACAATTGGTGATTTAATTCTTAATGCAAAAAAGGAAGGTCTAGCACATCTATATACTGAAGGAGAATATTTTGACGGAAGACATATACATATCAATGGCAAGCAATTATATCATTTTGGTACAACAGGTTATTTGGGGCTAGAGCAAGACATGAGATTAAAGGAAGCTGCTTGTGATGCAATTATGCGCTATGGTACGCAATTTCCTTTATCTAAAACGTATGTGTCTTTTGTAATCTATAAAGAACTGGAAGGAGCATTAAAACAGATTTACCGCAAGCCTATCGTAATCACGAAAAACAGTACGCTAGCGCATATTGGAATAATACCAAGTATTGTAAGAGATGAAGATACTCTGGTGTTGGACCAGCAAGTACATGCCAGTGTTCAAAACGCTGCACAGTTGCTAAAACCCAGAGGTATTCCGGTGCAGCTGATCAAGCATAATAATATGAATATGCTGGAAGACATACTAAAAAAAGCACGTGGAAAATTCAATAATGTATGGTACGCTGCAGATGGTGTGTATTCCATGTATGGTGACACTGTTCCCATCCAGGAGCTACAATATTTACAGGAACTTTACCCCCAGCTGCATTTATACATTGACGATGTACATGGTATGAGTTGGGCAGGTAAGCATGGTGCTGGCTATGTGATGAGTCAGGTGGGTGACCTTTCAGAAAAAATGGTACTGGTAGGTACGCTCAGTAAAACTTTCGGCGCCAGCGGGAGTGTAGTCGCCTTCGGCGATGAGAAATTATATGAAACATGTAAAATCTTCGGTGGTCCACAGACATTTTCCGCTCAACTGGAGCCCTCTAGTGTGGCAGCAGCACTAGCATCTGCAAAAATCCACCTTTCAGAAGAGATATACCAATTACAAGATGAGTTAAGGGAAAAAGTAGATTACTGCAATAGTCTGATTAATCAGACGAATCTGCCTCTGATACAAGAAAACAAATGCCCGGTTCACTTTATAGGTACAGGCCTACCGGAATTGGCATACAATTTTGCTAAAAGGCTTATGAATGAAGGCTTCTATATTAATGTGGCAACATTCCCAGTAGTACCAGTAAGAAATACCGGGATAAGATTTACAATATCAAGGCATAACCAGAAAGAAGAAATCAAAGCTCTGGTTGATGCGATGGTGTACCACTATCCTAAAAGTTTGAGTGATGTAGGAACCAGCCTGAATAACATTAGAGCCACTTTCAAACTACCGTTAGTTGATGAAAACGAAGGTATACAACATCAAGCTCAAAAGTTGAGTATTCAACTAGAACGCTCAATAAATAAGGTAGATCAGCCAAGCTGGGACAGATGTTTTGATGATAAAGGAATATTTGATTACGCCGGCCTGAAAGCTTTAGAAAAAGCATTTCAATCGAATGAAAGAGAGGATCAAAACTGGGAATTCATCTACCTGATGGTCAGGGATGAAGTAGGAGAAATTGTGTTGGCTACATTTTTTACAGTGGGTTTATGGAAGGACGATGCATTATCAAAATCCAGTGTTTCAGAAGAACTTGAGTTAATCAGAGACAACAATCCATACTACATGATGAGCAAAGTGTTGTCAATGGGTTCATTGATCACAGATGGTGAGCACCTTTTTTTGGATCGCCAGCATAGAAGCTATCAGGAGGCACTCAAGGTGCTCTGTAATCAGATTGAAAAACTTAAATTACAGTATGAGACCAAAATGGTGATGATCAGGGATATTCAAACAGAAGATGAAGAACTAAAGGAGTTTTTCTATAAACAGGGATACCTGAAGATAGACTTACCAGAAGGTTCAGAACTGACTGCACTTGATTTCAATGATCCTGAAGATTATATATCCAGACTATCTCCTAAGTCAAGAAGTCATGTTAGAAAGGATATTCTTAAAAATTCAGATAAAATTAGGATTGAGATAAAAGACAGCTTGACAGAAGAAGAAATACGTATTGCATATAATTTGTATTGGCAAGTACACAAAGCTAATCATGCATTCAATAATATTGCCTATCCCCAAAAGCTGTTCAGCGTATTGAATGAAGATGTAAACTGGGAAAGTATTTGCTATTATCACAAAGCAGAAAACAAACTAATAGGTGTGGCCTTTAATCACAAGGGAAAGGATAGCTATCAGGGTGTTATTCTAGGCCTTGACTATACATACTCTGAGCTTAAAGTATACAAACAGGCACTTTTTCAAGCCATAATGAGGGCAAAAGCTTTGGGAAAAAGTAAAGTGCAACTGGGGCTTACTGCCAATACTGAAAAGAAAAAACTTGGCGCAGCATTAATTTCACGAATAGGATTTCTACAGGCAGATAGTAATTATAAACTGGAACTCTTAGAAAGCCTGGAAGGGAACAATATACTCACAGTAGAATAA
- a CDS encoding DUF6686 family protein, which produces MSQQENTILCESENGLVSILNSGIAYKLHFKGIVLILTSQQLHALKNYLEKLNPETWFATPHEELAFIYFTPLCADYLMSRDDLKELHQLLLETTAMVKVHQRLFFKNEKTRIN; this is translated from the coding sequence ATGTCACAACAAGAGAATACTATTTTGTGTGAATCTGAGAACGGACTAGTAAGTATTTTGAACAGTGGAATTGCTTACAAACTTCATTTCAAAGGAATAGTGCTGATTCTTACTTCTCAGCAACTCCACGCCCTAAAAAATTATCTGGAAAAATTAAATCCGGAAACCTGGTTTGCTACTCCACATGAGGAGTTGGCTTTCATTTATTTTACGCCACTTTGTGCCGATTATCTGATGTCTCGTGATGATCTGAAAGAACTGCATCAATTATTGCTTGAGACGACTGCCATGGTAAAGGTGCACCAAAGGCTGTTTTTTAAAAATGAAAAAACCCGTATCAATTGA